One genomic window of Bradyrhizobium sp. B124 includes the following:
- a CDS encoding alginate lyase family protein, translating to MKLDVRFTAIGVSIVLACLAQPAAARTCEAPPALTSVDPPGFYRDAGGYAEAIKPLHAFIAQVNKAADERDLDCVMDLLAGWASGSALLTTGANYQGDFERSWAGTDFALALLRFPNASIEADHRFPQVKPWLIRIAEETRDADRINHLDNNLVYWAGLDLMSIGTLTDRGDLVDAGISRARQGIRDIGAHGELERELKRGERALHYHNFALIPLVFCAELASRRKVDLYAENNGAIRRLADLIVRAVQDERSFGALTNVPQQLFPWTFQGDLAWMEPYYARFHDPRLPTILSSRRPLNNPRLGGNVTAAWSAGLPN from the coding sequence ATGAAGCTTGATGTTCGTTTCACGGCGATCGGCGTATCGATCGTCCTTGCTTGCCTCGCGCAGCCGGCAGCGGCCCGGACCTGCGAGGCGCCACCGGCGCTGACATCGGTCGATCCGCCCGGCTTCTACCGGGATGCAGGCGGTTACGCGGAAGCGATCAAGCCGCTGCATGCATTCATTGCGCAGGTCAACAAGGCCGCCGATGAACGCGATCTGGATTGCGTCATGGACTTGCTCGCAGGCTGGGCCAGCGGAAGTGCGCTGCTGACAACAGGCGCGAATTATCAGGGCGATTTCGAACGCTCCTGGGCCGGGACCGATTTCGCGCTGGCGTTGCTGCGCTTCCCCAACGCGTCCATCGAGGCCGATCATCGATTCCCGCAGGTCAAGCCGTGGCTGATCCGGATCGCCGAGGAAACCCGCGATGCCGATCGCATCAATCACCTCGACAACAATCTGGTCTATTGGGCCGGGCTCGATCTGATGTCGATCGGCACCCTGACGGATCGCGGTGATCTGGTCGATGCCGGCATTTCCCGGGCGCGCCAGGGCATCAGGGACATCGGCGCCCACGGCGAATTGGAGCGCGAGTTGAAGCGTGGCGAGCGCGCGCTGCACTACCACAACTTTGCGCTGATCCCGCTGGTGTTCTGCGCCGAACTCGCCAGCCGCCGGAAGGTCGACCTCTACGCGGAGAACAATGGAGCGATCCGTCGGCTCGCCGACCTGATCGTTCGCGCGGTGCAGGACGAGCGCAGCTTCGGCGCTCTCACCAACGTTCCGCAGCAGCTTTTCCCCTGGACGTTTCAGGGAGACCTAGCCTGGATGGAGCCGTATTACGCCCGGTTTCACGATCCGCGCTTGCCGACAATTCTCAGCTCCAGAAGGCCTTTGAATAATCCGAGGCTTGGCGGCAACGTGACGGCCGCGTGGAGTGCTGGTTTGCCAAACTAG
- a CDS encoding MarR family transcriptional regulator has translation MNNSAARTGSARTSALAEDLRLLIGTLKRRLREQGQREDLPPSQVAVLLRLEKNGPATVSSLARSEGMRPQSMSSAISALEAAGLVRGAPDPDDGRQTIMSLTDTCRERLRTGRAARQDWLSRTIAARLSAREQDELAAAVGLLKRLVAD, from the coding sequence ATGAACAATTCAGCGGCCCGTACCGGATCAGCGCGCACATCGGCGCTCGCCGAGGATCTTCGTTTGTTGATCGGAACGCTGAAGCGCCGGCTGCGCGAGCAGGGCCAGCGTGAGGATCTTCCGCCGTCCCAGGTCGCGGTGCTGCTGCGCCTCGAAAAGAACGGTCCCGCGACCGTGTCCAGCCTGGCGCGGTCCGAAGGCATGCGTCCGCAGTCGATGAGCTCGGCGATATCGGCGCTCGAGGCCGCGGGCCTGGTCCGCGGCGCGCCCGATCCGGACGACGGCCGGCAAACCATCATGTCGCTCACCGATACCTGCCGCGAGCGGCTGCGCACCGGCCGCGCCGCGCGGCAGGACTGGCTGTCGCGCACCATCGCCGCGCGGTTGTCGGCACGGGAGCAGGACGAACTCGCCGCCGCCGTCGGCCTGCTGAAACGGCTGGTCGCGGATTGA
- a CDS encoding isochorismatase family protein codes for MALTTLDPITALIVVDLQSGLVGAPFVHPFADVVVRACALISAFRRRGLPIVLVNVDGTAPGRTERPRHSGQFRDGWTDLIPELNRQPGDIVVTKRTWGAFASTDLEKQLRARGVTQVVVAGVATGTGVESTARQAYEAGFNVTLAIDAMTDARPNAHDYSIEQVFPRLGETGSTQAIIDLLERTNAHELA; via the coding sequence ATGGCTCTGACGACGCTCGATCCGATCACCGCCCTTATTGTCGTCGATCTGCAATCAGGGCTCGTCGGCGCACCGTTCGTGCATCCGTTCGCAGACGTCGTGGTTCGCGCCTGCGCCCTCATCAGCGCGTTTCGACGACGTGGATTGCCGATCGTGCTGGTCAATGTCGACGGCACGGCACCCGGACGAACCGAACGGCCGCGCCACAGCGGACAGTTTCGCGACGGCTGGACCGACTTGATTCCGGAGCTCAATCGGCAACCGGGCGACATCGTCGTGACCAAGCGGACATGGGGCGCGTTCGCCAGCACCGATCTCGAGAAGCAGTTGCGCGCCCGCGGCGTCACGCAGGTCGTGGTCGCCGGCGTTGCGACCGGCACCGGCGTCGAATCCACGGCGCGGCAGGCCTATGAGGCCGGCTTCAACGTCACGCTTGCGATCGACGCCATGACCGATGCGCGGCCGAACGCACATGACTACAGCATCGAACAGGTGTTCCCGCGGCTCGGCGAAACCGGCTCGACGCAGGCGATCATCGATCTGCTTGAAAGGACCAACGCGCATGAATTGGCTTGA
- a CDS encoding MFS transporter: MRRVFRSLASFNYRVWAAGALVSNIGTWMQRAAQDWLVLTQLTQHSASAVGIVMALQFGPQLLLMPWSGFAADHFNQRKLLIATQATMGVLALVLGILTVTGLVQLWHVYVFAFLFGCAAALDAPVRQTFVAELVSDTNLSNAIALNSTSFNAARMIGPAVAGLIIASVGTGWAFLFNGASFLAVLTSLTLLRTSELRPNARAHPTKGSVMQGFHYVWSRPDLRATLIMLFLIGTFGLNFPIFISTMAVGVFHTDARGFGLLSSVMALGTMSGALLAASRDQPRFSSLMLGSAIFGLGCTLAALAPSYWLFAAALVVIGVAALTVANTSNALMQLATEPAMRGRVMALRLGVALGGTPIGAPIVGWVADHLGPRWALGVGAAAGFAAALVALGMLSRTTAEAGHGSLPPAE; encoded by the coding sequence ATGAGACGCGTCTTTCGATCACTCGCAAGCTTCAACTACCGGGTCTGGGCGGCCGGCGCGCTGGTGTCCAACATCGGCACCTGGATGCAGCGGGCCGCCCAGGACTGGCTGGTTCTCACCCAGCTCACACAACATAGCGCATCCGCCGTCGGCATCGTGATGGCGCTGCAATTCGGCCCGCAGCTGCTACTGATGCCGTGGAGCGGCTTTGCCGCCGATCATTTCAACCAGCGCAAGCTGCTGATAGCGACCCAGGCGACGATGGGCGTGCTCGCGCTGGTCCTCGGGATTCTCACCGTCACCGGACTGGTGCAACTCTGGCATGTCTATGTATTCGCGTTCCTGTTCGGCTGCGCGGCAGCGCTCGACGCGCCGGTGCGCCAGACCTTCGTGGCCGAGCTGGTCAGCGACACCAACCTGTCGAACGCGATCGCGCTGAATTCGACCTCGTTCAATGCCGCGCGCATGATCGGCCCCGCCGTCGCCGGCCTGATCATCGCCTCCGTCGGCACCGGCTGGGCGTTCCTGTTCAACGGCGCATCGTTCCTGGCGGTGCTGACCTCGCTGACCCTGCTGCGCACCTCCGAGTTGCGCCCGAACGCGCGGGCGCATCCCACCAAGGGCAGCGTCATGCAGGGTTTTCACTATGTGTGGTCCCGCCCCGATCTCCGGGCGACGCTGATCATGCTGTTCCTGATCGGCACCTTCGGGCTGAACTTTCCGATCTTCATCTCCACCATGGCGGTTGGCGTGTTCCACACCGATGCGCGCGGCTTCGGCCTGCTGTCCTCGGTGATGGCGCTCGGCACGATGTCGGGCGCGCTGCTCGCCGCGAGCCGCGACCAGCCGCGGTTCTCCTCGCTGATGCTGGGCTCGGCGATCTTTGGCCTCGGCTGCACGCTCGCCGCCCTGGCGCCGAGCTATTGGCTGTTCGCCGCCGCGCTGGTCGTGATCGGCGTCGCCGCGCTGACCGTCGCCAACACCTCGAACGCGCTGATGCAGCTCGCGACCGAGCCCGCGATGCGCGGCCGCGTGATGGCGCTGCGGCTCGGCGTGGCGCTGGGCGGCACGCCGATCGGCGCACCGATCGTCGGCTGGGTCGCCGATCACCTCGGCCCGCGCTGGGCACTCGGGGTCGGCGCCGCCGCCGGCTTTGCCGCCGCACTCGTTGCCCTCGGCATGCTGTCGCGGACAACCGCCGAAGCCGGCCATGGCAGTCTGCCCCCGGCGGAGTGA
- a CDS encoding acyl-CoA dehydrogenase family protein: protein MANAQATRSAKPDYAPPPINGDFYGIATVLNDTERALVRRVRAFTEGVVAPIIEEFWSRDEFPFAIIPDMAEIGIGGVGYQGYGAAGGSWLLNGFVAMELARVDSSVATFWGVHTGLSAGSIYLCGDETQKQRWLPAMMRFEKIGSFGLTEPLVGSATSGGMLTTCRREGDVWILNGQKKWIGNATFADINVIWAREEGSNQVKGFVVAKDNPGFSVEKIKTKMALRVVQNGLITLKDCRVPEADRLQNANSFKDTAKVLRMTRTGVAWFAVGCAMGAYEHALRYATERQQFGRPIGGFQLVQDLLVRMLGNVTATQAMMLRLGQMQDEGVMLDEHASLAKAFCTVKCRETVGYARELLGGNGILLENHIGRFVADAEAIYSYEGTREMNTLIVGKSITGLSAFV from the coding sequence ATGGCTAACGCGCAGGCGACACGGTCAGCCAAGCCGGATTACGCGCCGCCGCCGATCAACGGCGACTTCTACGGCATTGCCACCGTCCTCAACGACACGGAGCGCGCTCTGGTGCGGCGTGTGCGCGCATTCACCGAGGGTGTGGTCGCGCCGATCATCGAGGAGTTCTGGAGCCGCGACGAATTTCCGTTCGCGATCATCCCTGACATGGCCGAGATCGGCATCGGCGGCGTCGGCTACCAGGGCTATGGCGCGGCCGGCGGCAGCTGGCTGCTGAACGGCTTTGTCGCGATGGAGCTGGCGCGGGTCGATTCCTCGGTCGCGACCTTCTGGGGCGTGCACACCGGACTTTCGGCGGGCTCGATCTATCTGTGCGGCGACGAGACCCAGAAGCAACGCTGGCTGCCTGCGATGATGCGCTTCGAGAAGATCGGCTCGTTTGGTCTCACGGAGCCGCTGGTCGGCTCCGCGACGTCGGGCGGGATGCTGACCACCTGCCGGCGCGAGGGTGACGTCTGGATTCTCAACGGCCAGAAGAAGTGGATCGGCAACGCCACCTTCGCGGACATCAACGTGATCTGGGCGCGCGAGGAAGGCTCGAACCAGGTCAAGGGCTTTGTCGTGGCCAAGGACAATCCCGGTTTCTCGGTCGAGAAGATCAAGACCAAGATGGCGCTGCGCGTGGTGCAGAACGGCCTGATCACGCTGAAGGACTGCCGCGTGCCCGAGGCGGACCGGCTGCAGAACGCCAACTCCTTCAAGGACACCGCCAAGGTGCTGCGCATGACCCGCACCGGCGTGGCGTGGTTTGCCGTCGGCTGCGCGATGGGCGCCTATGAGCATGCGCTGCGTTATGCAACCGAGCGGCAGCAGTTCGGCAGGCCGATCGGCGGCTTCCAGCTGGTGCAGGATCTCCTGGTCCGGATGCTCGGCAATGTCACCGCGACGCAGGCGATGATGCTGCGGCTCGGACAGATGCAGGACGAAGGCGTGATGCTGGACGAGCACGCCTCGCTGGCGAAGGCGTTCTGTACCGTCAAATGCCGTGAGACCGTCGGCTATGCGCGCGAGCTGCTCGGCGGCAACGGCATCCTGCTCGAGAATCATATCGGCCGCTTCGTGGCCGATGCCGAGGCGATCTATTCCTACGAGGGCACCCGCGAGATGAACACCCTGATCGTCGGCAAGTCGATCACGGGACTGAGCGCCTTCGTCTGA
- the phaP gene encoding TIGR01841 family phasin (Members of this family are phasins (small proteins associated with inclusions such as PHA granules). Note that several different families of phasins have been named PhaP despite very little sequence similarity to each other.) — protein MTDNTSYIDMLRKFGSDLGLPKLNVDELLQAQKKNLEALGQSAKVAAQGAQSVAQKQREVIEAGLREASTLAREYKPLGKIHENLALQTEFARKVFDIAVKGAQDSASTARQSTTEAVKIIQDRMKENFEEFRASVRPNKPT, from the coding sequence GTGACCGACAATACCTCTTACATCGATATGCTGCGCAAGTTCGGCAGTGATCTCGGTCTGCCGAAGCTGAACGTCGACGAATTGCTGCAAGCCCAGAAGAAGAACCTCGAGGCGCTCGGCCAGAGCGCGAAGGTTGCGGCCCAGGGCGCGCAATCGGTGGCGCAGAAGCAGCGCGAGGTGATTGAGGCGGGCTTGCGCGAGGCCTCGACCTTGGCGCGCGAGTACAAGCCGCTCGGCAAGATTCATGAGAACCTCGCTCTGCAAACCGAATTCGCGCGGAAGGTATTCGACATCGCGGTCAAGGGCGCGCAGGACAGCGCGTCGACGGCGCGGCAGTCGACCACGGAAGCGGTGAAGATCATCCAGGACCGGATGAAGGAGAATTTTGAGGAGTTCCGCGCCAGCGTCCGCCCGAACAAGCCAACCTGA
- the phaZ gene encoding poly(3-hydroxyalkanoate) depolymerase — MTDDLTSADEARPAAVTQPGTIETRQITIDGQLLQVAIRHGGGSRPPLLLFNGIGANWELAKPFLDALTGTTAIIFDVPGVGGSPRPAWPYRPSTLARLAAGLVAELGCAEVDVAGVSWGGGIAQQFAHQFPKRCRRLVLAATAPGFTMVPASPSVLWKMATPRRYTDKGYMKAIAADIYGGAFRDDPSLIGRHAAAMHGARSMGYLYQLLAMTGWTSLPWLWSLPQPTLILMGSDDPLVPPVNGQIMASLIPNAELRLIDDGHLFMVTRPKETADLIEAFLADESRQAASSSLLSRTTSYFRDLVPTSGGGQQKP; from the coding sequence TTGACTGACGATCTCACCAGCGCTGACGAGGCTCGGCCGGCGGCGGTAACGCAGCCCGGCACCATCGAGACGCGGCAAATCACGATCGACGGCCAGTTGCTTCAGGTCGCGATCCGGCATGGCGGCGGCAGCCGGCCGCCATTACTGCTGTTCAATGGCATCGGCGCTAATTGGGAGCTGGCGAAGCCGTTCCTCGACGCGCTGACCGGCACCACCGCCATCATCTTCGACGTGCCCGGGGTCGGCGGATCGCCAAGGCCGGCATGGCCGTATCGTCCGTCGACCCTGGCGCGGCTCGCCGCCGGGCTCGTTGCGGAGCTGGGCTGCGCCGAGGTCGATGTCGCCGGCGTGTCCTGGGGCGGTGGCATCGCGCAGCAATTCGCGCATCAGTTTCCAAAGCGCTGCCGCCGCCTGGTGCTTGCCGCGACCGCGCCTGGTTTCACCATGGTGCCGGCAAGCCCGTCGGTGCTGTGGAAAATGGCGACGCCGCGCCGCTACACCGACAAGGGCTACATGAAAGCGATCGCCGCCGACATCTATGGCGGGGCGTTTCGCGACGATCCGTCCTTGATCGGCCGGCATGCCGCCGCGATGCACGGCGCGCGCAGCATGGGTTACCTCTATCAGCTGCTCGCGATGACCGGCTGGACTAGCCTGCCCTGGCTCTGGTCGCTGCCGCAGCCGACGCTGATCCTGATGGGCAGCGACGATCCGCTGGTCCCTCCGGTCAACGGTCAGATCATGGCGAGCCTGATCCCGAACGCCGAGCTGCGCCTGATCGACGACGGACATCTGTTCATGGTGACGCGGCCAAAGGAAACCGCCGACTTGATCGAAGCGTTTCTGGCTGACGAGAGCCGTCAGGCCGCGTCGTCATCCCTGCTCTCGCGCACGACGAGTTACTTCAGGGATCTCGTTCCAACGTCCGGAGGCGGACAGCAGAAGCCCTAA
- a CDS encoding alpha/beta fold hydrolase, whose product MSTENRSPESSASDMSEAASRNTLALNPLVGIQGQDLVEGAGILFKAVINEPKVATEQWLSFVGELGSIAAGKSERAPKAGDKRFADPTWKESSLHSGLLKAYLAWGEAVNGLVDKTSLSDIDKQRAHLITDILIDAVAPTNTMLTNPAAVRKFIDTGGQSLWSGLKNYIGDLTQNRGMPSMVDMSAFKVGENLAITPGAVIFRNELLELIQYTPTTPTVRKRPLLITPPQINKYYALDLSPDKSMVRFLLESGFQVFAVSWRNPTAAYRDWGLDTYVAALDEAVDAAREISGSADISMMGSCSGGITSTAYFATLGSATEKKIKNLVLAVCLLDPNSAEESTFGCLMTPETMRAAKATSQLRGIVDGHDLARMFAWMRPNDLIWNYWVNNYLLGNQPPAFDILYWNADTTRLPAALHGDYLDLYFSNPFVNAGKLTLNDKTIDMSKVKADSYVVAGVTDHITPWKGVYKTAQIMGEGTTFVLSNSGHLQSLLNPPSNPKASFMIGPISTDKPDAFMASAEKRKGSWWLDWRDWLQARSGDEVAAPASLGSARYPSLGAAPGTYVFD is encoded by the coding sequence ATGAGCACGGAAAATCGCAGCCCGGAGTCCTCGGCGTCTGACATGTCCGAGGCGGCGTCGCGCAACACGCTGGCGCTCAATCCGCTGGTCGGCATCCAGGGCCAGGACCTGGTCGAGGGCGCCGGCATCCTGTTCAAGGCGGTCATCAACGAGCCGAAGGTCGCGACCGAGCAGTGGCTGTCTTTCGTCGGCGAGCTCGGCTCGATCGCCGCCGGCAAGTCCGAGCGCGCGCCGAAGGCAGGCGACAAGCGGTTTGCCGATCCGACCTGGAAGGAGAGCTCGCTGCACTCCGGCCTGCTCAAGGCCTATCTGGCGTGGGGCGAGGCGGTCAACGGGCTGGTCGATAAGACCAGCCTCAGCGACATCGACAAGCAGCGCGCGCATCTGATCACGGATATCCTGATCGATGCGGTCGCGCCGACCAACACGATGCTCACCAACCCGGCGGCAGTCCGCAAGTTCATCGACACCGGCGGGCAGAGCCTGTGGAGCGGCCTGAAGAACTACATCGGCGATCTGACGCAGAATCGCGGCATGCCGTCGATGGTCGACATGAGCGCGTTCAAAGTCGGCGAGAACCTTGCGATCACGCCGGGCGCAGTCATCTTCCGCAACGAGCTGCTGGAGTTGATCCAGTACACCCCGACGACGCCGACGGTCAGGAAGCGGCCGCTGCTGATCACGCCGCCGCAGATCAACAAGTACTACGCGCTCGACCTGTCGCCGGACAAGAGCATGGTCCGCTTCCTGCTCGAGAGCGGCTTCCAGGTCTTTGCCGTGAGCTGGCGCAACCCGACCGCGGCGTACCGCGACTGGGGGCTCGACACCTATGTCGCGGCGCTCGACGAGGCGGTCGACGCGGCGCGCGAGATCTCCGGCAGCGCGGACATCTCGATGATGGGATCCTGCTCCGGCGGCATCACCTCGACGGCCTATTTTGCCACGCTCGGCAGCGCCACTGAGAAGAAGATCAAGAACCTGGTGCTGGCGGTCTGCCTGCTCGATCCGAACTCGGCCGAGGAGAGCACGTTCGGCTGCCTGATGACGCCGGAGACCATGCGCGCGGCCAAGGCGACGTCGCAGTTGCGCGGCATTGTCGATGGCCACGACCTGGCGCGGATGTTCGCCTGGATGCGGCCCAACGACCTGATCTGGAACTACTGGGTCAACAACTACCTGCTCGGCAATCAGCCACCGGCCTTCGACATTCTCTATTGGAACGCCGACACGACCCGCCTGCCGGCGGCGCTGCACGGCGACTATCTCGATCTCTATTTCTCCAACCCGTTCGTCAACGCCGGCAAGCTGACGCTGAACGACAAGACCATCGACATGAGCAAGGTCAAGGCCGATAGCTACGTCGTCGCAGGGGTGACCGACCACATCACGCCGTGGAAGGGCGTCTACAAGACCGCGCAGATCATGGGCGAGGGCACCACCTTCGTGCTGTCGAACAGCGGGCACCTGCAGAGCCTGCTCAATCCGCCGAGCAATCCGAAGGCGTCTTTCATGATCGGGCCGATCTCCACGGACAAGCCCGATGCGTTCATGGCCTCGGCCGAAAAGCGCAAGGGCAGCTGGTGGCTCGACTGGCGCGACTGGCTGCAGGCGCGTTCGGGCGACGAGGTGGCGGCGCCGGCCTCGCTCGGCAGCGCGCGCTATCCATCCCTTGGCGCGGCACCGGGGACCTACGTCTTTGACTGA
- a CDS encoding MaoC family dehydratase encodes MSNLTLAGLGEHVGKELGLSDWVAIDQQRIDNFAACTGDHQWIHVDVERAKRESPFRGPIAHGYLTLAMVAPLAMQVGIIPRDAAAGLNYGVDKVRFLAPVPSGARVRLRVVLSGIEPRDSGQVIMKTLNTLEVEGSEKPALIAETLALLIPAAGAKQ; translated from the coding sequence ATGAGCAACCTCACACTTGCCGGCCTCGGCGAGCACGTTGGCAAGGAGCTCGGACTTTCCGACTGGGTCGCGATCGATCAGCAGCGTATCGACAATTTTGCGGCCTGCACCGGCGACCATCAATGGATTCACGTCGATGTCGAACGCGCGAAACGGGAGAGCCCGTTCCGCGGTCCGATCGCGCATGGCTATCTGACGCTCGCGATGGTGGCGCCGCTGGCGATGCAGGTCGGCATCATCCCGCGCGATGCGGCCGCCGGGCTGAACTACGGCGTCGACAAGGTGCGCTTCCTGGCGCCGGTGCCATCAGGTGCGCGGGTGCGGCTGCGGGTCGTGCTGTCCGGCATCGAGCCGCGGGACAGTGGCCAGGTGATCATGAAAACCCTGAACACGCTGGAGGTCGAAGGCTCCGAGAAGCCGGCGCTGATCGCCGAAACGCTGGCCCTTCTGATCCCCGCGGCGGGAGCAAAGCAATGA
- a CDS encoding fatty acid--CoA ligase: MVGRLIQTAQSAYHYPLIFKQLWHTPSVQAPDQEIVYRDLKRQTYRQTRERIGRLASALSKAGVEPGDTVGVLEWDSHRFLEAFFAIPMMGAVLQTVNVRLSPEQIAYTIDHAGASTLLVNEEFVGLLEGIKAQLPNVKRMIVMSDKPSPQTGSLSFIGEYEGLLAAASPDYDFPDFDENTQATTFYTTGTTGLPKGVYYSHRQLVLHTIAGLALFGMAGSQGRFSRDDVYMPITPMFHVHAWGFPWSATLAGTKQVYPGRYEPAMLVKLIKSEGVTFTHGVPTILQMLLNAAAAAKVDLKGLKMVIGGSALPKALAKQAMEAGIDIFAGYGMSETGPLAAVSHVQSRDLSGDPDGEVEFRTRAGMAGPLVDLRIVDPDMKDVPHDGKSPGEIVLRAPWLTQGYFNNPEGSEQLWEGGYLHTSDIAVVSPGGYVQITDRIKDVIKTGGEWVSSLQIEDLISQCAGVAEAAVIGVKDEKWGERPLALVVKKPSGADGLSDEAIKDHLKLFADKGVISKYGIPGKILFIDSIPKTSVGKINKKELRELYGDM, translated from the coding sequence ATGGTTGGAAGGCTGATTCAGACTGCCCAATCCGCCTATCACTATCCGCTCATCTTCAAGCAGCTTTGGCACACGCCGAGCGTCCAGGCGCCGGACCAGGAGATCGTCTATCGCGATCTCAAGCGCCAGACCTATCGACAGACCCGAGAGCGGATCGGCCGTCTCGCCTCGGCGCTCAGCAAGGCCGGCGTCGAGCCCGGCGACACCGTCGGCGTGCTCGAATGGGACAGCCATCGCTTCCTCGAAGCCTTCTTCGCGATCCCGATGATGGGCGCTGTGCTGCAGACGGTGAACGTCCGCCTGTCGCCGGAGCAGATCGCCTACACGATCGATCACGCCGGCGCATCGACGCTGCTCGTCAATGAAGAGTTCGTCGGATTGCTGGAAGGCATCAAGGCGCAGCTGCCCAATGTCAAGCGGATGATCGTAATGTCGGACAAGCCGTCGCCGCAGACCGGCAGCCTGTCCTTCATCGGCGAGTATGAGGGCCTGCTTGCGGCGGCCTCGCCGGACTACGACTTTCCCGATTTCGACGAGAACACCCAGGCCACCACCTTCTACACGACAGGGACGACCGGTCTGCCGAAGGGGGTCTATTACAGCCATCGCCAGCTCGTGCTGCACACGATCGCCGGGCTTGCGCTGTTCGGCATGGCCGGGTCGCAGGGGCGCTTCTCGCGCGACGACGTCTACATGCCGATCACACCGATGTTCCACGTTCACGCCTGGGGCTTTCCATGGTCGGCGACGCTGGCCGGCACCAAGCAGGTCTATCCCGGCCGCTACGAGCCGGCGATGCTGGTCAAGCTGATCAAGAGCGAAGGCGTCACCTTCACTCACGGCGTGCCGACCATCCTGCAGATGCTGCTCAACGCCGCCGCTGCGGCCAAGGTCGATCTCAAGGGCCTCAAGATGGTGATCGGCGGCTCTGCGTTACCGAAGGCGCTCGCCAAGCAGGCGATGGAGGCCGGCATCGACATCTTCGCGGGTTACGGCATGTCGGAGACCGGCCCGCTTGCCGCGGTCTCCCATGTCCAATCCAGGGATCTCAGCGGCGATCCTGACGGCGAGGTCGAATTCCGCACCCGCGCCGGCATGGCCGGCCCGCTGGTCGACCTCCGCATCGTCGATCCCGACATGAAGGACGTGCCGCATGACGGCAAGTCGCCCGGCGAGATCGTGCTGCGGGCGCCCTGGCTCACCCAGGGCTACTTCAACAATCCTGAAGGCTCGGAGCAGCTCTGGGAGGGCGGCTATCTGCACACCAGCGATATCGCCGTGGTCAGCCCGGGCGGCTACGTCCAGATCACCGACCGAATCAAGGATGTGATCAAGACCGGCGGCGAATGGGTCTCCTCGCTGCAGATCGAGGATCTGATCTCGCAATGCGCCGGCGTGGCCGAGGCCGCGGTGATCGGCGTCAAGGACGAGAAATGGGGCGAGCGGCCGCTCGCGCTGGTGGTCAAGAAACCGTCCGGTGCCGACGGCCTCAGCGACGAGGCCATCAAGGACCATCTCAAGCTGTTCGCCGACAAGGGCGTGATCTCGAAATACGGCATCCCCGGCAAGATCCTGTTCATCGACAGCATTCCCAAGACCAGCGTCGGCAAGATCAACAAGAAGGAGCTGCGCGAGCTGTACGGCGACATGTGA